The following are from one region of the Prevotella communis genome:
- a CDS encoding SPFH domain-containing protein codes for MDLFFYFLIAIAIVAVIIVKMALVIIPQSETKIIERLGRYHATLKPGINLIIPFIDKAKNVVVLKYGRYVYSNNIDLREQVYDFPKQNVITKDNIQMEINALLYFQIMDPFKATYEINNLPNAIEKLTQTTLRNIIGELELDETLTSRDTINTKLRAVLDDATDKWGVKVNRVELQDITPPSSVLNAMEKQMQAERNKRAQILTSEGEKAAEILASEGEKTATINRAEAAKQQAILTAEGEAQARIRKAEAEAQAIALITEAVGKSSNPANYLLAQKYIQMLEQLAQGDKTKTVYLPYEATNLMGSIGGIKDLFKSE; via the coding sequence ATGGATTTATTTTTCTATTTCCTCATTGCCATTGCCATTGTGGCTGTTATCATTGTGAAGATGGCGCTGGTCATTATCCCACAGTCGGAGACCAAGATTATTGAGCGACTGGGACGTTATCATGCTACGCTGAAGCCTGGTATCAACCTGATTATCCCGTTTATCGACAAGGCCAAGAACGTGGTGGTGCTGAAATACGGTCGCTATGTCTATTCCAACAATATCGACCTGCGTGAACAGGTGTACGACTTCCCTAAGCAGAACGTGATTACGAAGGATAATATCCAGATGGAAATCAACGCGCTGCTGTATTTCCAGATCATGGACCCCTTCAAGGCTACCTACGAGATCAACAACCTGCCCAACGCTATCGAGAAACTGACACAGACCACGCTGCGTAATATCATCGGTGAACTGGAGCTGGACGAGACGCTGACATCGCGCGATACCATTAATACGAAGTTGCGCGCCGTACTGGACGACGCCACGGATAAGTGGGGCGTGAAGGTGAACCGCGTAGAACTGCAGGATATCACACCGCCATCATCTGTGCTGAATGCCATGGAGAAGCAGATGCAGGCCGAGCGTAACAAGCGTGCGCAGATCCTGACCTCTGAGGGTGAGAAGGCTGCCGAGATCCTGGCTTCCGAGGGTGAGAAGACGGCTACCATCAACCGTGCTGAGGCTGCCAAGCAGCAGGCTATCCTGACGGCCGAGGGTGAGGCACAGGCACGTATCCGCAAGGCTGAGGCCGAGGCACAGGCCATCGCGCTGATTACTGAGGCCGTGGGCAAGAGCAGCAACCCCGCCAACTACCTGCTGGCCCAGAAATATATCCAGATGCTGGAGCAGTTGGCCCAGGGCGACAAGACCAAGACCGTATACCTGCCTTACGAGGCTACCAACCTGATGGGCAGCATCGGCGGTATCAAGGATTTGTTCAAGAGTGAATAA
- the dapA gene encoding 4-hydroxy-tetrahydrodipicolinate synthase has translation MVYNIFKGLGIALVTPFKQDGSVDYEALLRLVEYQLDNGADFFCILATTGETPTLTADEKKRIKDLVVDKVQARVPILMGCGGNNTAAVVEELKNGDFKGIDGILSVCPYYNKPSQEGLYQHFKAIAAATQLPVVLYNVPGRTGVNLKAETTVRLARDCQNIVAIKEASGNLEQVDEIIKNKPADFDVISGDDSLTFPMVSCGAVGVISVIGNALPKEFSKMIRLQMRGEYDPARKIHHRFTDLFSLLFVDGNPAGVKAMLHEMGFIENVLRLPLVPTRISTLQRMSELLRELKI, from the coding sequence ATGGTATACAATATTTTTAAGGGACTGGGTATCGCACTCGTAACCCCCTTCAAACAGGATGGCTCGGTAGACTACGAAGCCTTGCTTCGACTGGTAGAGTATCAACTGGACAACGGCGCTGATTTTTTCTGTATTCTTGCTACAACTGGTGAGACTCCAACCCTGACCGCTGATGAGAAGAAGCGTATCAAGGACTTGGTGGTCGATAAGGTGCAGGCACGTGTGCCCATCCTGATGGGCTGTGGCGGAAACAATACGGCTGCTGTGGTGGAGGAGCTGAAAAACGGCGACTTTAAAGGTATTGACGGTATACTGAGCGTATGTCCTTACTACAACAAACCCTCGCAGGAAGGACTCTATCAGCACTTCAAGGCTATCGCTGCCGCTACACAGTTGCCCGTGGTATTATATAATGTACCTGGACGTACAGGCGTGAACCTGAAGGCAGAGACAACGGTGCGTCTGGCGCGCGACTGCCAGAATATCGTGGCTATCAAGGAGGCCAGCGGTAACCTGGAGCAGGTAGACGAGATTATCAAGAATAAGCCAGCCGACTTTGACGTCATCTCTGGCGACGACTCGCTGACATTCCCCATGGTATCATGTGGTGCGGTGGGTGTCATCTCCGTCATCGGCAATGCGCTGCCCAAGGAGTTCTCGAAGATGATTCGCCTGCAGATGCGCGGCGAGTACGACCCTGCCCGCAAGATTCACCATCGCTTCACGGACCTGTTCTCACTGCTCTTCGTCGACGGCAACCCCGCTGGGGTGAAGGCCATGCTCCACGAGATGGGTTTCATCGAGAATGTGCTGCGTCTGCCCCTGGTGCCCACGCGAATCAGTACGCTGCAAAGAATGAGCGAACTGCTGCGTGAGCTGAAGATTTAA